The sequence CAGTAAGTTCTCTTGCCCCGTCGCCAATTGATGCTGAATAAAATGTTGCTTCGTAGCCTATTATTTGCTGATAGATCGTATTGACGTTGTGCTTAAAGTGTTCGACTTGATCCTTTTCAACAATGGCAATTGCACAACCGCCAAAGCCAGCTCCTGTCATGCGAGCACCGATGACACCGGGTTGCTGCCATGCGGTATGAACGATTGTATCCAGTTCAACACCCGTCACTTCATAATCCTGTTGAAGCGAGTGATGTGATTCATTCATCAATTGGCCAAAAGCTTCTACATGCCCTTGTTGCAATTGCTGAAGAGCCTCTAGTGTCCGTCTGTTTTCATAGACCGCATGCTTGGCACGTTGTCGGTTTGTATCATCCTGAATTAAATGTTTGTATTGTTCGAATTGTTCTTTCGTCAAATCACCTAGACTCATGATAGAAAGTTCTTGTTGTAAGTCTGCCAATGCCTGCTCACATTGTGCGCGACGCTCATTATATTTTGAGCCAGCCAAGGTACGTTGCTTGTTTGTGTTAATAATCATAATCATATAGTCATCCAATTGGATAGGCGCATACTGATAATCTAGCGTTTGACAGTTTAAGAGAATAGCATGATCTTTTTTCCCTTTGCCAATTGCGAATTGATCCATAATGCCGCTATTGACACCGATATAGTTATTTTCTACTTGCTGTCCAAGCTGAATCATCTGAAGACGTTTGATATTCAAATCAAATAGTCCCTCTAGCAAAGCACCAGTGACCATTTCAATAG comes from Sporosarcina sp. FSL K6-3457 and encodes:
- a CDS encoding galactokinase is translated as MKKSDLLHEFHFIFNSPTVPRTFFAPGRINLIGEHTDYNGGHVFPASISFGTYALARKRDDQQLRFYSLNFAHTGIIECDLADLSYNEAHDWANFPKGMIKYMSESGYTISSGMDILFYGNIPNGAGLSSSASIEMVTGALLEGLFDLNIKRLQMIQLGQQVENNYIGVNSGIMDQFAIGKGKKDHAILLNCQTLDYQYAPIQLDDYMIMIINTNKQRTLAGSKYNERRAQCEQALADLQQELSIMSLGDLTKEQFEQYKHLIQDDTNRQRAKHAVYENRRTLEALQQLQQGHVEAFGQLMNESHHSLQQDYEVTGVELDTIVHTAWQQPGVIGARMTGAGFGGCAIAIVEKDQVEHFKHNVNTIYQQIIGYEATFYSASIGDGARELTEGVL